In one Phycisphaerae bacterium genomic region, the following are encoded:
- a CDS encoding M20/M25/M40 family metallo-hydrolase has protein sequence MNGDPIAQAASSDAFRRHLTDLLVKICAIDTVPRADVAATARAESRVFDILEQEVTHYGLKSLRCLRQPIDPVIARHPFFSQPYYTRTPENPAGLPVEQCYAGRCNLVIEIDGERREPKGVGQALNAHIDVVAPYFPPRVEGNVVFGRGACDDKGSVVAIVGAIKLLAEHLRATGSYLNRDLTCMIVIDEEPGGNGSLSLAVDRNLKRRYDSMMVLECADDGIYPGNRGCVWFKIEGKLPGSYLFEAALFIIDELEKEGRAIRAESNHPLFPHRPVQTCHGIIGNCGEHPSRINGDVSFEIVFESGAFATGVAGLIRDLIEDGLRQYIGLYGDKTQVIDPATGKPKVDRHYDLTPTAQGWLVRVWGSTGHMGSILENDGAITKMATIGRALIRSRAAIERAIGGAMRLRLSGWPDESRILMEGGQGFLPTHSMSDVQERLRAAAVRGGQYYLDLVGAKVDAKHVLQVTFEKLHNAAFDGDPNSTDMLNAIEAARRAGTWKEGPIRGWDVSCDARIFACEYPGLPVITTGPGLIRHAHSDQEQIDMRDVARTSEFLAYFILKQTGTL, from the coding sequence ATGAACGGAGACCCGATCGCACAAGCCGCCTCATCTGATGCGTTTCGGCGCCATCTGACCGACCTGCTGGTCAAGATCTGTGCAATCGACACCGTTCCTCGAGCCGACGTCGCCGCAACGGCCCGAGCCGAGTCGCGGGTCTTCGACATTCTCGAACAAGAAGTAACGCACTATGGACTGAAGTCTTTACGCTGTCTGAGGCAGCCGATCGACCCCGTGATCGCCCGGCACCCCTTCTTCTCCCAACCCTACTACACGCGCACGCCCGAGAACCCCGCCGGCCTCCCGGTCGAGCAATGCTATGCCGGCCGGTGCAACCTGGTGATCGAGATCGACGGCGAGCGGCGAGAGCCCAAAGGCGTCGGACAGGCACTCAACGCTCATATCGATGTGGTGGCCCCCTACTTCCCTCCGCGTGTCGAGGGAAATGTGGTCTTCGGCCGCGGGGCCTGCGACGACAAAGGCAGCGTGGTGGCCATCGTCGGGGCGATCAAGCTGCTTGCCGAGCACCTGCGGGCAACGGGCAGTTACCTCAACCGCGACCTGACCTGCATGATCGTCATCGATGAGGAACCCGGCGGCAACGGCTCGTTGTCCCTGGCGGTCGACCGCAATCTGAAACGCCGTTACGACAGCATGATGGTGCTTGAATGCGCCGACGACGGGATCTATCCGGGCAACCGCGGCTGCGTCTGGTTCAAGATCGAAGGCAAGCTTCCTGGCTCATACCTGTTCGAGGCCGCACTTTTCATCATCGACGAACTGGAGAAGGAAGGCCGGGCCATCAGGGCCGAGTCAAATCACCCGCTCTTTCCGCATCGCCCCGTCCAGACCTGCCACGGCATCATCGGCAACTGCGGTGAGCACCCGTCGAGGATCAACGGCGACGTCAGTTTCGAGATCGTCTTCGAATCCGGCGCCTTTGCGACCGGCGTAGCCGGCCTCATTCGTGACCTCATCGAGGACGGCTTGAGGCAATACATCGGCCTCTACGGCGACAAGACCCAGGTCATCGATCCCGCAACCGGCAAGCCCAAAGTGGACCGCCACTATGATTTGACCCCTACAGCTCAAGGCTGGCTCGTTCGCGTCTGGGGTTCGACGGGTCACATGGGGTCGATCCTTGAAAACGACGGAGCAATCACCAAGATGGCAACGATCGGGCGCGCGCTGATCCGCAGCCGCGCGGCCATCGAACGGGCAATCGGTGGGGCCATGCGGCTCCGACTCAGCGGCTGGCCCGACGAGTCGCGAATCCTGATGGAAGGCGGACAGGGCTTTTTGCCCACGCACTCGATGAGCGATGTGCAAGAGCGGCTCCGGGCAGCGGCGGTGCGCGGCGGGCAGTACTACCTGGATCTCGTCGGCGCAAAGGTCGACGCGAAGCACGTCCTGCAGGTGACGTTTGAGAAACTGCACAACGCTGCCTTTGACGGCGATCCGAACTCGACGGACATGTTGAACGCCATCGAAGCGGCAAGAAGGGCAGGGACTTGGAAGGAAGGCCCCATTCGCGGATGGGATGTGTCCTGCGATGCCCGTATTTTCGCGTGCGAGTATCCGGGCTTGCCGGTAATCACCACCGGGCCGGGTCTGATCCGGCACGCGCACAGCGACCAAGAACAGATTGACATGAGGGACGTGGCCAGGACCAGCGAGTTTCTGGCATATTTCATTCTGAAGCAGACGGGCACACTGTGA
- a CDS encoding nitrilase-related carbon-nitrogen hydrolase, whose translation MMRRYRFLLMATAVATLLWVTGCDAGRGAGGSAVKPVRTLTVAAVSCESRIHEVEFNLSRIEHWARQAAAAGADIALFPETGISGWWASREVRAFAEPIDGPAITRLTKVADELGIVLAVGMTERDGDKAHITHVVIDGRGVIGMHRKTSLAPGEEKTWDPGSDANVFEVKGIRVGIAICFESVHPPTCARLRENGAEIILAPYANGTDPDELLNGKRPYPYERAKENQVWYVACDAPARDEQKNLRRGAAYVISPEGELKAITAPDAVGETMVLYTIRLS comes from the coding sequence ATGATGAGGCGCTATCGATTCTTGTTGATGGCAACAGCCGTTGCGACGTTACTGTGGGTCACGGGTTGTGATGCGGGTCGAGGCGCCGGCGGTTCGGCAGTCAAACCTGTCCGCACGCTGACCGTGGCGGCGGTGTCTTGTGAAAGCCGGATTCATGAGGTTGAGTTCAATCTGTCGCGGATCGAACACTGGGCCAGGCAAGCGGCGGCTGCGGGGGCCGACATCGCGCTGTTTCCGGAGACGGGCATCAGTGGTTGGTGGGCCAGCCGGGAGGTCCGGGCGTTTGCCGAGCCGATTGACGGCCCGGCGATCACCCGGTTGACAAAGGTGGCGGATGAGCTGGGGATCGTTCTCGCCGTGGGCATGACCGAGCGTGACGGCGACAAGGCGCATATCACGCACGTTGTGATTGACGGCAGAGGCGTGATCGGCATGCATCGCAAGACCAGCCTGGCACCGGGCGAGGAAAAGACATGGGACCCGGGCAGTGATGCCAACGTGTTCGAGGTCAAAGGCATCCGTGTTGGGATCGCGATCTGTTTTGAGTCGGTGCATCCGCCAACCTGTGCGAGACTTCGGGAGAACGGGGCAGAGATCATCTTGGCGCCGTATGCCAACGGCACCGATCCGGACGAACTGCTCAATGGCAAGCGGCCGTACCCATACGAACGGGCGAAGGAGAATCAGGTCTGGTATGTTGCCTGTGATGCTCCGGCACGCGATGAGCAGAAGAACCTCAGGCGCGGCGCGGCTTACGTGATCAGTCCGGAGGGGGAACTGAAGGCGATCACCGCCCCGGATGCCGTGGGTGAGACCATGGTTCTGTATACGATCCGTCTGTCTTAG
- a CDS encoding Gfo/Idh/MocA family oxidoreductase: MDRLRLGVIGTGSVVREIYRHLYFHSDYSHLLSIEAVADPNDKALNDFADQYGIPANRRFADYHEMIRHVQLDAVQVNTPDQLHREPTIFALENDLDVMVAKPLASSIADAHAIIEAARKAGRLVTVDFHKREDPRIKEVATRYHSGAYGRFQLAVLYMLDKLCVADPNYRPQYFASPDFCERNTPITFLTVHMADALVQMVSLKPISVRATAYSQKLPSLRPVPSKGYDMCDVEVLLENGGVAHIVTCWHLPNSAHAMTVQSSRLICTDAMVDLAIDMPGCREITENGIQERNPLFRNFEPDGSVSGYGISHPGNLYRKILRSRNNHMPRDEHEEIIGPFATGFYATAICEAAGVSVENGRTIDGVTRGTEIDVAELLRRRIGNAADRYM, translated from the coding sequence ATGGACAGACTTCGCCTGGGAGTCATTGGCACAGGCTCAGTCGTACGAGAGATCTACCGGCATCTTTACTTTCACAGCGACTATTCACATCTGCTCTCGATCGAGGCCGTGGCCGACCCCAACGATAAAGCCCTGAACGACTTCGCCGATCAGTACGGCATTCCCGCGAATCGACGGTTCGCCGACTATCATGAAATGATCCGGCACGTACAACTCGATGCCGTCCAGGTCAACACCCCTGACCAGCTCCACCGCGAGCCGACGATCTTCGCCCTGGAAAACGATTTGGACGTCATGGTGGCCAAGCCGCTGGCTTCATCAATTGCTGATGCCCATGCCATCATCGAGGCCGCACGCAAAGCCGGCCGCCTCGTCACCGTCGATTTCCACAAGCGAGAAGACCCACGGATCAAGGAGGTCGCCACGCGCTACCACAGCGGAGCCTACGGCAGATTTCAGCTCGCCGTTCTGTACATGCTCGATAAGTTGTGCGTGGCCGATCCGAATTACCGCCCGCAATACTTCGCCTCGCCCGACTTCTGCGAAAGGAATACGCCCATCACCTTCCTGACCGTGCACATGGCTGACGCTCTGGTACAAATGGTAAGCCTCAAGCCGATCAGCGTCCGGGCAACAGCCTACTCTCAGAAACTCCCCTCTCTCCGCCCCGTGCCCTCCAAAGGGTACGACATGTGCGACGTCGAGGTACTGCTCGAAAACGGCGGCGTGGCCCACATCGTGACCTGCTGGCACCTTCCGAACTCCGCCCACGCCATGACCGTGCAGTCGTCACGGCTGATCTGCACCGATGCCATGGTCGACCTGGCCATCGACATGCCGGGATGCCGCGAGATCACCGAGAACGGAATCCAGGAACGCAACCCGCTCTTTCGCAATTTCGAGCCCGACGGCTCGGTCAGCGGCTACGGAATCAGTCACCCGGGCAATCTCTACCGCAAGATCCTGCGCAGTCGCAACAACCACATGCCGCGGGACGAGCATGAAGAGATAATCGGCCCGTTCGCCACGGGTTTCTACGCCACCGCGATCTGCGAGGCCGCGGGCGTCAGCGTCGAGAACGGTCGCACCATCGACGGCGTAACCCGGGGCACCGAGATCGACGTCGCCGAACTGCTCCGCCGGCGCATCGGAAATGCGGCCGACCGGTACATGTAA
- a CDS encoding alpha/beta hydrolase fold domain-containing protein: MFGTRKWLGVVLLAATIQTSYLAAQQTAPAGRGALRRELIERFDKDGDGEISREERAAARKGLRQGGRVQQKLVETVLPESVRVVRDVEYARVGDQPLLLDLYLPKPEGEPFPVVIWVHGGAWQAGSKDLCRAAFLSGEGYAVVSINYRLTDVAPFPAQIHDCKAAVRWVRAHAKEYGFDPARIGVWGSSAGGHLVALLGTSAGIRELEGDIGGNLDQSSRVQAVCDFCGPSTFRAEDYEHEPDKPRGAGPQVVQKLLGGPLNKNPEKARLASPIEHVSKDDPPFLIVHGEKDNVVPVKHSRLLADALRKAGADVTLKVVPDAGHGVGGLANRKMVAEFFDQHLKRRPASRPVGSAAE, translated from the coding sequence GTGTTTGGTACGAGGAAGTGGCTTGGCGTTGTCCTGCTTGCGGCAACTATTCAGACGTCGTACTTGGCGGCCCAGCAAACGGCACCGGCGGGGCGAGGAGCTTTGCGACGGGAGCTGATTGAGCGTTTTGACAAGGATGGTGACGGAGAGATCAGCCGGGAGGAGCGGGCAGCCGCCCGCAAGGGGCTCCGGCAAGGCGGCCGTGTACAGCAGAAGCTTGTCGAGACCGTGTTGCCGGAGAGTGTGAGGGTTGTGCGCGACGTTGAATACGCCCGCGTTGGGGACCAGCCTCTTCTACTGGACCTTTACCTTCCCAAGCCCGAGGGCGAGCCGTTCCCAGTGGTCATCTGGGTACACGGCGGAGCCTGGCAGGCAGGGAGCAAGGATCTTTGCCGTGCGGCCTTCCTGTCGGGCGAGGGATATGCGGTGGTCAGCATCAACTATCGGCTGACCGATGTTGCGCCGTTTCCCGCTCAGATCCACGACTGCAAGGCCGCCGTTCGCTGGGTCCGCGCTCACGCAAAGGAATACGGGTTCGATCCGGCTCGGATCGGCGTCTGGGGCTCGTCGGCAGGGGGGCATCTGGTCGCGCTCTTGGGCACCTCGGCTGGGATCAGGGAATTGGAGGGCGATATTGGCGGTAACCTCGACCAGTCCAGCCGCGTGCAGGCCGTTTGCGATTTCTGCGGACCGAGCACGTTTCGTGCAGAGGATTATGAGCATGAACCGGACAAGCCGAGAGGGGCCGGTCCGCAGGTCGTGCAGAAGCTTCTTGGCGGTCCGCTCAATAAGAATCCCGAAAAGGCCCGGCTGGCGAGTCCGATCGAGCATGTCAGCAAGGACGATCCGCCGTTTTTGATCGTGCACGGCGAGAAGGATAACGTCGTGCCAGTGAAACACAGTCGCCTGTTGGCCGATGCGCTGAGGAAGGCCGGCGCAGACGTCACGCTGAAGGTGGTCCCCGACGCCGGACATGGCGTCGGCGGCTTGGCTAACAGGAAGATGGTGGCCGAGTTCTTCGACCAGCATCTCAAGCGCAGACCTGCGAGCCGGCCTGTTGGGAGCGCGGCTGAATGA
- a CDS encoding arylsulfatase, whose protein sequence is MLQRPWVRIVFAGFVLAAFAMLAAGADAPAAERLPNIVFFLADDMGYGDPRCLNPDSKIPTPHMDRLAAEGMVFRDAHSPSAVCSPTRYGILTGRYCWRTELKRGVLVPWDRPLIEPGRLTMPAMLRQHGYVTACIGKWHLGWDWPTRDGRPVPDSLRHARSDGNLAMEDYEVIDLTRVIDSGPLTRGFDSYFGMDVPNYPPYCFIDDDRTIGIPTQLKPGRMFGDPGPMVPGWRLEPILPTLGARAVTFIDRHAAQHRDKPFFLYFASTAPHTPIVPDDPFVGKSQAGPCGDLVYQVDWTLGQILAALDRNSMRENTVVVMTSDNGSPAIAGDPFKHGPDLSSRSASIAKFGHDPNAPWRGMKADIWEGGHRVPLFVRWPGRIAPGSTCGQTVCLTDFMATFAALVGHRLPNDAAEDSYDLSPLLLSKEGSEAIREATVHHSVDGVFAIRQGKWKLIMSLGSGGWSKPTGGEPEPGGPKGQLYDMQADPAETKNLWTDHPDVVKRLTLLLEKYQRDGRSVPHRN, encoded by the coding sequence ATGCTCCAAAGACCTTGGGTGCGCATCGTATTCGCGGGGTTCGTTCTGGCGGCGTTCGCGATGTTGGCCGCCGGGGCGGATGCGCCGGCCGCCGAGCGGTTGCCCAATATCGTGTTCTTTCTGGCCGACGACATGGGATACGGCGACCCGCGTTGCCTCAATCCGGACTCGAAGATCCCGACGCCGCACATGGATCGGCTCGCCGCGGAGGGGATGGTTTTTCGAGACGCTCACTCGCCCTCGGCGGTCTGCTCTCCCACTCGCTATGGTATCCTGACCGGCCGTTATTGCTGGCGGACAGAGTTGAAGCGGGGGGTGCTCGTCCCGTGGGACCGGCCACTGATCGAGCCCGGCCGTCTGACCATGCCGGCGATGCTTCGGCAGCACGGTTATGTGACCGCATGCATCGGCAAGTGGCACCTCGGATGGGACTGGCCCACCCGCGACGGCCGGCCCGTTCCAGACTCGTTACGACACGCCCGATCCGACGGCAATCTCGCAATGGAAGATTACGAGGTCATCGATTTGACTCGGGTCATTGACAGCGGGCCACTGACTCGCGGTTTTGACTCCTATTTCGGCATGGACGTGCCCAACTATCCGCCGTACTGCTTCATCGACGACGATCGGACGATCGGTATTCCGACGCAGCTCAAACCTGGACGGATGTTCGGCGATCCCGGACCGATGGTCCCCGGCTGGCGGCTGGAGCCGATCCTGCCGACGCTGGGCGCCCGTGCGGTCACGTTCATCGATCGGCACGCCGCACAGCATCGTGACAAACCGTTCTTCCTCTATTTCGCCTCGACCGCTCCGCACACCCCGATCGTGCCGGATGATCCGTTTGTCGGCAAGAGCCAGGCCGGGCCCTGCGGCGACCTCGTTTACCAGGTCGATTGGACGCTCGGGCAGATTCTTGCGGCGTTGGACCGCAACAGCATGCGCGAGAACACCGTCGTGGTTATGACCAGCGACAACGGGTCGCCGGCGATCGCCGGTGACCCGTTCAAGCACGGCCCGGATCTCAGTTCCCGCAGCGCCAGTATCGCCAAGTTCGGGCACGATCCCAACGCGCCATGGCGGGGCATGAAGGCGGACATCTGGGAAGGAGGTCATCGCGTGCCGTTATTTGTGCGATGGCCCGGCCGGATTGCCCCAGGCTCGACGTGCGGCCAGACCGTTTGCCTGACCGATTTCATGGCCACGTTTGCCGCCCTGGTTGGGCATCGACTGCCCAACGATGCTGCCGAGGACAGCTATGATCTCTCACCGCTCCTGCTGAGCAAAGAGGGCAGCGAGGCGATCCGTGAGGCCACAGTCCACCACTCCGTCGACGGCGTCTTCGCGATTCGCCAAGGCAAGTGGAAGCTGATCATGAGTCTGGGGTCAGGGGGCTGGTCGAAGCCCACCGGAGGCGAGCCCGAACCTGGTGGTCCGAAGGGGCAGCTCTACGACATGCAGGCCGACCCCGCTGAAACGAAGAACCTGTGGACCGATCATCCGGACGTTGTGAAACGACTGACTCTGTTGCTGGAGAAGTATCAGCGGGACGGTCGCAGCGTGCCGCATCGGAATTGA
- a CDS encoding ATP-binding protein codes for MKTMLSRIRTREKYLIIYAVILAAGAGITLAAEVPQPWAVLVVTTVALTAAWVSARIACRQARRRLHRLREAVDALARGDLATCIDHPPDDDFLKLSDSVERVLNQLRENCREHERLRRQLTHSEKLALIGELAATVAHEVNNPLDGLQNSIRILRRGVDNPDQVRQLLDLMENGLYRIEMIMRRLLTMSRNEPLSPEPTRIETIVDDALMFAQPKLNRRRVELIRDLPESLPFAMADRLQMAQVLINLMINAADAMPNGGKLTIRCRSGDYGRTLLLDVIDTGSGIAPEHLPHIFEPFYTTKSKGGGTGLGLAVVSRIVRAHGGTVEIQSEVGKGTRFRIILPAARSLEQSESTQPAAGIPTLHQLMQPAEASRAKNQ; via the coding sequence ATGAAGACCATGCTGAGCCGGATCCGAACAAGAGAGAAATACCTGATCATCTACGCCGTGATCCTTGCGGCGGGCGCAGGAATCACCCTTGCTGCCGAAGTGCCGCAACCTTGGGCCGTCCTGGTTGTGACGACAGTCGCTTTGACGGCCGCTTGGGTATCTGCAAGGATCGCTTGCCGCCAGGCCCGCCGACGACTTCACCGGCTGCGAGAGGCAGTGGATGCCCTCGCCCGCGGTGATCTGGCAACCTGCATCGATCATCCGCCGGACGACGACTTCCTGAAGCTCAGCGACTCGGTCGAGCGAGTCCTTAATCAGCTCAGGGAGAACTGCCGCGAACATGAGCGACTGCGACGTCAGTTGACCCACAGCGAAAAGCTCGCACTGATCGGCGAACTGGCCGCAACCGTCGCCCATGAAGTCAATAACCCCCTCGATGGTCTGCAAAACAGCATTCGGATCCTCCGCCGAGGCGTGGACAACCCGGACCAGGTCCGGCAGTTGCTCGATCTCATGGAAAACGGCCTGTACCGCATCGAGATGATCATGCGGCGTCTCCTGACCATGTCTCGGAACGAGCCGCTCTCGCCGGAACCAACGCGCATCGAAACGATCGTCGACGATGCCCTCATGTTCGCCCAGCCGAAACTGAATCGGCGGCGAGTCGAACTGATCCGCGATCTTCCCGAATCGCTGCCCTTTGCGATGGCTGACAGACTGCAGATGGCCCAGGTTTTGATCAACCTCATGATCAACGCCGCGGATGCCATGCCCAATGGCGGCAAATTGACCATTCGTTGCCGGTCAGGCGACTATGGCCGCACACTCTTGCTCGATGTGATCGATACCGGCAGCGGAATAGCTCCCGAACACCTGCCGCACATTTTCGAGCCATTCTATACCACCAAGAGCAAGGGCGGTGGCACCGGGCTGGGGTTGGCCGTCGTGTCGCGAATTGTCAGGGCTCACGGCGGGACGGTGGAGATCCAGAGCGAAGTCGGCAAAGGTACCCGCTTCCGCATCATCCTGCCCGCCGCCCGCAGCCTGGAGCAGTCGGAAAGCACCCAGCCGGCGGCGGGCATTCCAACCCTGCACCAGTTGATGCAGCCTGCCGAGGCTAGTCGCGCCAAAAACCAATGA
- the mutL gene encoding DNA mismatch repair endonuclease MutL produces the protein MPQIHVLPDLLVNKIAAGEVIERPASVVKELVENSLDAGARRIEITIEQGGRKLIRVADDGGGMDVDDLALAVQPHATSKITREEDLFGIRTMGFRGEALPSIGAVSQLRIVSRQPNSDAAHEIRVTADRIEPVTAASGPVGTTVEIRELFFNVPARHKFLRTPQTEMGHITEQVARIALVYPQVEFRLIHNGRPVQQLRPAGSMRERIADFFGKEMSDSLLEVVRDERGLKIHGYVGRPSDSRSSARWQYFFLNGRYIRDRFLSHAVREAYRGLMEAHRYPVVFLALEVPPDSVDVNVHPTKIEVRWRDSNMLYSQVLSAIRDRFLNTDLTPGLMAVRSPQIADPTGEFSGDLIEARESAVAGPDSEAERRHREIRESIADFFKRNKPPVPSGFGEGRPVCTAYSPSQPIEAYQPARMVDSDAALESFEPPSLLPPASVRAGESEIDRIDLGTVLQIHRSYLVTETSDGLVIIDQHALHERILFEQLSQEITRGPLESQRLLLPDMIDVAPDQVAVIEAHADTLAKLGFEMTSYGPSTIAVHAVPSILKPERVTAFVRDMLDRLAVRSGPAASEMLINDLLSMMACKAAVKAGDPLDPAEIRSLLAQRHHIERSSNCPHGRPTSLRFTLRDLERQFKRV, from the coding sequence ATGCCGCAGATACACGTTCTGCCTGACTTGCTGGTGAACAAGATCGCCGCCGGCGAGGTGATCGAGCGTCCGGCCAGTGTGGTGAAGGAACTGGTCGAGAACAGCTTGGATGCCGGGGCCAGGCGGATCGAGATTACTATCGAGCAGGGGGGGCGGAAGCTCATCCGGGTGGCCGACGACGGCGGGGGGATGGATGTCGACGATCTGGCCCTGGCCGTCCAGCCGCACGCGACCTCGAAAATCACCCGCGAAGAGGACCTGTTCGGCATTCGGACCATGGGTTTCCGGGGCGAAGCTCTGCCAAGTATCGGGGCGGTGTCGCAGTTGCGGATTGTGTCCCGGCAGCCGAATTCGGACGCCGCGCATGAGATCCGGGTGACCGCCGACCGAATCGAGCCGGTGACGGCCGCCTCGGGCCCCGTGGGCACGACGGTCGAAATCCGCGAGTTGTTCTTCAACGTGCCCGCCCGGCATAAGTTTCTCCGGACGCCACAGACCGAGATGGGTCATATCACCGAGCAAGTGGCGCGGATTGCCCTCGTGTACCCTCAGGTGGAGTTTCGCCTGATCCACAACGGACGGCCGGTGCAACAACTGCGTCCGGCAGGGTCGATGCGCGAGCGGATTGCCGATTTCTTCGGCAAGGAGATGTCCGACAGTCTGCTCGAAGTGGTTCGCGACGAGCGAGGCTTGAAGATCCACGGCTACGTGGGCCGGCCATCGGACAGTCGGTCGAGTGCTCGTTGGCAGTATTTCTTCCTGAACGGCCGGTACATCCGCGATCGGTTCCTCAGCCACGCCGTGCGCGAAGCTTATCGCGGGCTGATGGAGGCTCATCGTTACCCGGTCGTGTTCCTGGCCCTTGAGGTGCCGCCCGATTCAGTCGACGTCAACGTCCATCCGACCAAGATCGAGGTCCGCTGGCGCGATTCGAACATGCTTTATTCGCAGGTGTTGTCGGCCATTCGCGACCGGTTTCTCAACACGGATCTGACGCCGGGGCTGATGGCCGTGCGGTCGCCGCAGATTGCCGACCCGACAGGCGAATTCAGCGGGGACCTGATCGAAGCTCGTGAATCGGCGGTCGCAGGGCCGGACAGCGAAGCGGAGCGGCGGCATCGGGAGATTCGCGAGTCGATCGCCGACTTCTTCAAGCGAAACAAGCCGCCGGTTCCGTCGGGTTTTGGTGAAGGCCGGCCGGTTTGCACGGCCTATAGCCCGTCGCAGCCGATTGAGGCTTATCAGCCGGCGCGGATGGTAGATTCCGACGCAGCCTTGGAATCATTCGAACCGCCGAGCCTCCTGCCGCCGGCGTCCGTCCGGGCCGGCGAGAGCGAAATCGATCGCATCGACCTCGGTACCGTGTTGCAGATCCATCGCAGCTATCTGGTGACCGAGACGTCCGACGGGTTGGTGATCATCGACCAGCACGCCCTGCACGAGCGGATTCTTTTTGAGCAGTTGTCACAGGAGATCACCCGCGGGCCGCTCGAGTCGCAGCGTCTGCTTCTTCCGGACATGATCGACGTTGCCCCCGACCAGGTGGCAGTGATCGAGGCTCACGCCGATACGCTCGCCAAGCTTGGCTTCGAGATGACCTCCTACGGCCCGAGTACGATCGCGGTTCACGCTGTCCCGAGCATTCTCAAGCCCGAGCGGGTGACCGCGTTCGTTCGCGACATGCTTGATCGATTGGCGGTGCGGTCGGGCCCGGCCGCGAGCGAGATGCTGATTAATGATTTGCTGAGCATGATGGCGTGCAAGGCGGCGGTCAAGGCCGGCGACCCGCTCGATCCGGCCGAGATCCGCTCGCTGCTGGCCCAACGCCACCACATCGAGCGTTCGAGCAACTGCCCCCACGGCCGGCCAACCTCGCTGCGATTCACGCTCCGCGATCTGGAAAGGCAGTTTAAGAGGGTGTAG
- a CDS encoding type II toxin-antitoxin system prevent-host-death family antitoxin, which translates to MTDHRRSIVGAHEANVHFYELLKRVEKGEEVTITRHGSPVARLVPVKQSVASEERTASIRRWQKSSKGITVGRLKVRDLVNEGRP; encoded by the coding sequence ATGACAGATCACAGGAGGAGCATCGTCGGGGCACATGAGGCCAATGTACATTTCTACGAGTTGCTCAAACGCGTCGAGAAGGGCGAGGAGGTCACGATCACGCGTCACGGCTCTCCTGTAGCCAGGCTGGTCCCGGTCAAGCAGTCCGTGGCGTCAGAAGAACGTACGGCGAGCATTCGCCGATGGCAGAAATCCTCCAAGGGTATCACGGTGGGCAGGCTGAAGGTTCGAGACCTCGTCAACGAGGGGCGTCCGTGA